GGTCGTCGACCGACACCGCGCCGGCGGTTACGTCGTAGAGCCGGCAGATCAACGAAACCAGCGTGGACTTGCCCGAACCGGTGCTGCCGACGATCGCGGTGGTGGTACCCGGCAACGCGGTGAACGAGACGTCCTGAAGCACGGGACGGTCGGCGCCCGGATACGTGAACGTCACGGCTTCCAAGCGCACCACCCCGGTGACGCCACCCGCCGGGAACGCGGGATTTTCCGGGTTGTCGATGGCGGCGCGAGTGGAGAGCACCTCGCTGATCCGTTCGGCACAGACCGACGCTCGCGGCAACACCATCAGCGTCATTGTCGCCATCGATACGGCCAGCAGGATCTGGCCGAGGTAGGCCAGGAAGGCGGTCAGCGAGCCGACCTGCATCTGGCCGTGGTCGATGCGCAGCCCGCCGAACCAGATCACCGCGACACCCGACACGTTGACGATCAGCGAGGTCGCCGGCGGCATCAGCGCTTGCCAGTTGCCCGCTTTCAGCGAGGTGTTCGACAGGGCGAGGTTGGCCTGCGCGAACCTGTCCCGTTCGAAGCTTTCTCGCGTGAACGCCCGGACCACCCGAACGCCGGAGAGCTGGTCGCGCAGCACCCGATTGATGCCATCGATCATGCTCTGCATGCCGCGGAAGAGCGGCAGCAGGTGCGAGATGATCCAGTAATTGGTCACGGCCAGGAGCGGAACGCACACCAGCAGCAGCCACGTCAGGGCGGCCTCCTGGTGGATGGCCATCACGATGCCGCCGATGCACATGATCGGCGCCGTGACCAGCACGGTGCCCGTCATCTGAACCAGGAACTGGATCTGGCGGACGTCGTTGGTGCTGCGGGTCAACAGCGTTGCCGCACCGAACCGTGCCGTCTCGCGCTCCGAAAAGGTGATGACATGTTCGAAGATCGCCGAACGCAGATCGCGGCCGAAGCCCATACCGGTCCGCGATCCGAAGTAGATGGCCCCTACCGAGCACAACACCTGCAATCCGGCGACCCCGAGCATCACCCCGCCGAGCCTGACGATGGTGGCGGTGTCGCCCTTGGATACGCCGTCGTCGATGATCGTGGCATTGACCGTCGGCAGGTACAGCGAAGCCATGGTGTTGATCGACTGCAGCACCATGAGCACCGCGACCAGACGACGGTACGGCCGGATGTACTGGCGCAGCAGTGCCAGGAGCATTGGGTAACTGTCCCACACCGCGTGCGCCCGCCGCGGGTTAGTTCGGCCCTCGCGCCGGGTCGGCGGGCTGGGCCGAAATGCCTGATCAGATGGCGTGTCGGTGGTTGACACCTGGGGCGGCGGCTACAGTGCATCGTGTGACCAGCAGCAGGCTCAGCAACAGGCAGGATAGCGGTGCGGCGTAACGTGACGACGCTGGCCCTGGCGACTCGGGCGTTCGTGGCCTTGATGGCTCTGATCCCGGCGGTTGCCGGGTGCTCTAGTTCCGGCGACAACAAACCGGGAGCGACGATCTCGTCGACGCCCGGCAACGCCGAAGGCCATCACGGCCCCTTCTTCCCGCAATGCGGCGGCGTCAGCGACGAGACCGTGACGCAGCTGACGAGGGTGACCGGGCTGGTCAACACCGCCAAGAATTCTGTCGGCTGCCAGTGGCTGGCGGGTGGCGGCATCACGGGGCCGCACTTTTCCTTCTCCTGGTACCGCGGCAGCCCCATCGGGCGGGAACGCAAGACCGAGGAGCTGTCCCGTGCCAGTGTCGAGGACATCAACATCAACGGGCACAGCGGTTTCATCGCCATCGGTAGCGAGGCCAGCCTCGGTGACTCGCTGTGTGAGGTCGGTATCCAGTTCTCCGACGACTTCATCGAATGGTCGGTCAGCTTCAGCCAGAAGCCATTCCCGCCCCCCTGCGACATAGCCAAAGAACTGACCCGCCAATCGATTGCGAACTCGAAATGAGCCGGTGGATGCGTGGCGTCGCAGCGCTGATCGCCGTGCTGGTGGTGTTGACCGGTTGTTCGAGGTCGATCGCGGGCAACGCCGTGAAGGCGGGTTCGGGCGGGGTCCCGCGGAACAACGATTCCGAACGGCAGTATCCGAACCTGCTCAAGGAATGTGAGGTCCTGACCACCGACATCCTGGCCAAGACGGTGGGCGCCGATCCGCTCGACATCCAGAGCACGTTCGTCGGCGCGATCTGCCGGTGGCAGGCGGCCAACCCGGCCGGCCTGATCGACATCACCCGGTTCTGGTTCGAACAGGGCAGTTTGAGCAACGAGCGCAAGGTCGCTGAGGGCCTGAAATACCAGATCGAGAACCGCACCATCCAGGGCATTGACTCGATCGTGATGCGCACGGGCGATCCCAACGGCGCCTGCGGCGTCGCCAGCGACGCGGCGGGAGTGGTCGGCTGGTGGGTCAACCCGCAGGCGCCCGGCATCGACGCCTGCGGTCAGGCGATCAAGCTGATGGAGCTGACGCTGGCCACCAACGCTTAGCCTCGCGGCACGTGGAAGGTGACGAGGGCGGCGCCACCGGTTTCGAGGTCCTGCCAGCGCCCAGCGACGCGCAGTACGGCGATTCCTGACGTCGGGAACTTCGCCGAGATGCGTTGTGCGGCTTCCTCGTCGGTGGCGTTGGCCCCGGCGAGGATGATCGCCACCTCGGATATCGTCGGCTCGTGCCCGACGACGAGCAGGGTCCTCACCTCGTCTGCAACCCTGTTGATCTCCTCGATCACGGTGCCGGGGGCGGCGCCGTACAGCCGCTCGCTGTAATTCGCTGGAGCTTCGATCCCCGTGCGTGCCAAGGTCTCCCGGGCGCGGGTCGCCGTCGAACACAGGACGCTGTCGATCGTGGGCACGTTGGCGCGCAACCAGTCACCGGCCAGACCGGCCTCTCGGATGCCCCGGGGCGCCAATGGGCGGTCGTGATCGGCGACGCCGTTTGGATACGCCGACTTCGCGTGCCGCATCAGCACAAGGTTGTGTTCATTCATCGAACTCACGTTAATCAGTTCGGAACTACGAGGCCTATTCTTCTGTAGGTTCTCAAACTGCGTGGCGGACGGCGATGCCTCTACCTGCAGGCTTGCAGAATCCTCACCGAAATGGCGGACGGGTCTTTCTCGTCTTTGTTGCGATCCTAAAACCGTGCGGTTGTGGAGAACTCGAACACGCGCCGGAAACATGCTATGTGGCCCGGTCGGGGGCCATCCGATGGCTTCTGGCGATCCGCGTGCGCGAGATGCGTCCACAGCCGCGTGCCGTCGCGGCAATTGTCGATTCAGACGTGCCCCATGGCGTACGGCCATCGCCGATGGCCGTGTCGAGTTCATATTGACAGTGCTCTCCGGTGGCGGCTTCTAGGAGGTGCAAGTTGTGGGTCGTGAGCACGTATCTCAATGGTGCTGGGACACCTTGATGGCCGGGGTGCGCTGTCAGGCTGACGAACTGTGCTAGCAGGGCCGCGCTGACCGATGCCGCGTAGGCGGCGACATTTGGTGCGCCCATGGCAGTTTGGCGTCCGGACCGCTCGATATAGGTTGGGTCGTCGAGCAGTCCCCGACGGTCCAACTGGATGTCGGTTTGGTTGAGTTGGCGGGTGCAGAGCATGCACGGGCGGCCGGGAACCAACGTGTGAGCGCGCCAGCTGCCTGAGCGCATCTGCCCGTCCGGGAAGGTCTCTAGGGTGAGGCCGCCGTCGATGACGGGGATCAAGTCGGCGTAGGCGATGGTATTGAGTATTGCTCGCGGCCAAGTGTCGACCGTCACGTAATTCCCCAGGGCTGCCGTCACGGAATTCCCCAGGTGCGGGCCTCGATGGTATGTGTACCGTGCCCGCGGTGGCGTTGTCTAGCTGACGCTGCGTCCGGGCCGTTTGCGGGGCCGGTAGCTGGGTCCGTCCATGAGGATCTGGTAGCTGCTGTTGATGATCCTGTCGAGTAGCGATTCGGCGACGACCGGGTTCGGGAATAGGCCGTACCAGTCGTTGGGGGCGCGGTTGGAGGTCAAGATCAGCGGCTTGCCGCTGACCGCGCGTTCGTTGATTAGCTCGTAGAGGTCGTCGGCGTGCATGGTCGTGTGCTCGCGCATCGCAAAATCATCAAGAATCAACACGAGCGGTTTGGTGTATTCGCGGATGCGTTGGCCCCAACTGCGGTCGGCGTGCCCGCCGGCGAGGTCGGCGAGCATCCGAGAGGTTTTGGCGAAACGGACGTCGCCGCCGCGTCGGGCTACAGCATGCCCGAGTGCTTGTGCCACATGGGTTTTGCCTACCCCAACGGGTCCGTAGAGGATGACCGACTCGCCGGCGTCGAGCCAGCGCAGCGCGGCCAGGTCGCGCAGTATGGCGGCGGGCAGTTTCGGGTTGGCGGAGAAGTCGAAGGATTCGAAGGTGGCTTGTTCTTCGAACTTCGCGCGGCGGATGCGCCGTGTCAGGGCGGCCGATTCGCGGCGGGCGATCTCGTCCTCGCACAGTGCTTGCAGGAATTCGAGGTGCCCGAAGTCGCCGTTGCGGGTCTGGGCTAGCCGGGCGTCGAGGGTGTCAAGCATGCCCGACAGTTTCAGAGTGCGCAGCGCGTTGCGCAGCGCGGGGTCACAAATACCCATGAAGTCGTGTTCTCCTTGTGAAATAGCTTATGTGGGTTGTGATTCGGTCAGATTCCGGGACCCGGTGACTTTCAGCCGACTCCGCCGGTGTCGCCGGTGGCGAACTGGTCGGGGCCACGCAGGAACGCCGCGGTAGTGGCGGCGGCGCCGGTGGCCGGTTCGGCGGTGGTGGCGTCGTGTTCGGTGCCGGCGGCCAGGATGCCCTTGATGGTCCGATACGCCGGGTCGCCGACGGCGATCGCGCAGGCGCAGGCGGCTTCGAGCCGATCACAGCCGTGCTTGTCGCGCAGCCCGAGCACTCCTTGCGCCGAGCGCAGGTGGTGGATCGCGTTGTCGCGCATG
This is a stretch of genomic DNA from Mycobacterium lacus. It encodes these proteins:
- a CDS encoding ABC transporter ATP-binding protein produces the protein MLLALLRQYIRPYRRLVAVLMVLQSINTMASLYLPTVNATIIDDGVSKGDTATIVRLGGVMLGVAGLQVLCSVGAIYFGSRTGMGFGRDLRSAIFEHVITFSERETARFGAATLLTRSTNDVRQIQFLVQMTGTVLVTAPIMCIGGIVMAIHQEAALTWLLLVCVPLLAVTNYWIISHLLPLFRGMQSMIDGINRVLRDQLSGVRVVRAFTRESFERDRFAQANLALSNTSLKAGNWQALMPPATSLIVNVSGVAVIWFGGLRIDHGQMQVGSLTAFLAYLGQILLAVSMATMTLMVLPRASVCAERISEVLSTRAAIDNPENPAFPAGGVTGVVRLEAVTFTYPGADRPVLQDVSFTALPGTTTAIVGSTGSGKSTLVSLICRLYDVTAGAVSVDDLDVRDYQTERLWSAIGLVPQRDYLFSGTVADNLRYGAAPEQAVTDGQMWEALRVAAADGFVRAHPDGLRMRVAQGGINFSGGQRQRLAIARAVIRRPAIYLFDDAFSALDVHTDSRVRASLRQISGDATVIVVTQRISTAYQADQVIVVDDGKIAGVGTHKSLLADCAIYAEFAASQSMSAGVGGAP
- a CDS encoding DUF3558 domain-containing protein — translated: MRRNVTTLALATRAFVALMALIPAVAGCSSSGDNKPGATISSTPGNAEGHHGPFFPQCGGVSDETVTQLTRVTGLVNTAKNSVGCQWLAGGGITGPHFSFSWYRGSPIGRERKTEELSRASVEDININGHSGFIAIGSEASLGDSLCEVGIQFSDDFIEWSVSFSQKPFPPPCDIAKELTRQSIANSK
- a CDS encoding DUF3558 domain-containing protein; this encodes MSRWMRGVAALIAVLVVLTGCSRSIAGNAVKAGSGGVPRNNDSERQYPNLLKECEVLTTDILAKTVGADPLDIQSTFVGAICRWQAANPAGLIDITRFWFEQGSLSNERKVAEGLKYQIENRTIQGIDSIVMRTGDPNGACGVASDAAGVVGWWVNPQAPGIDACGQAIKLMELTLATNA
- a CDS encoding SixA phosphatase family protein, translating into MNEHNLVLMRHAKSAYPNGVADHDRPLAPRGIREAGLAGDWLRANVPTIDSVLCSTATRARETLARTGIEAPANYSERLYGAAPGTVIEEINRVADEVRTLLVVGHEPTISEVAIILAGANATDEEAAQRISAKFPTSGIAVLRVAGRWQDLETGGAALVTFHVPRG
- the istB gene encoding IS21-like element helper ATPase IstB, with translation MGICDPALRNALRTLKLSGMLDTLDARLAQTRNGDFGHLEFLQALCEDEIARRESAALTRRIRRAKFEEQATFESFDFSANPKLPAAILRDLAALRWLDAGESVILYGPVGVGKTHVAQALGHAVARRGGDVRFAKTSRMLADLAGGHADRSWGQRIREYTKPLVLILDDFAMREHTTMHADDLYELINERAVSGKPLILTSNRAPNDWYGLFPNPVVAESLLDRIINSSYQILMDGPSYRPRKRPGRSVS